One genomic region from Macellibacteroides fermentans encodes:
- a CDS encoding endonuclease MutS2 gives MIYPQNFEQKTGFDKVRQLISDKCLSPLGQERVIDMGFESEMDTVSNRLAQTEEFVRILHGDKEFPSSYFFDVRYSLKRIRPEGTYLDEKELYDLKRSLQTINDIVRFFHPGNSESDEILYPALTRLAGDVLVFPQLVGKIDSILDKYGRVKDNASPVLMQIRREITVTMSGISKSLQSILRAAQSEGVVDKDVTPTMRDGRLVIPVAPAFKRKIRGIVHDESASGRTVFIEPAEVVEANNRIRELEGDERREIIRILTEFTNLVRPMVPDILYSYEFMAEIDFIRAKALFADQIKGIRPIVEDKQQVDWARAIHPLLYLSLQKQHKEVIPLDIELNTDKRILIISGPNAGGKSVCLKTVGLLQYMLQCGLLIPIHESSRTGIFKSIFIDIGDEQSIENDLSTYSSHLTNMKHFVRNCDEKTIILIDEFGSGTEPQIGGAIAEALLDRFNRNGSYGVITTHYQNLKHFAEDTPGIVNGAMLYDRHLMQPLFKLSIGNPGSSFAIEIARKIGLPEDVIAEASSKVGSEYIDMDKYLQDIVRDKRYWEGKRQNIRQQEKKLEEITARYQQDLEEVNKQRKEIMRTAKAEAQRIMAEANAKIENTIREIKEAQAEKERTRMARKALDEFKESVLSQEDANDSIAIKMAKLKERQEKKKQKQTGQPLAKPQFNREVIETGDSVRLKGQTTHGTVLEINGKQASVAFGMIKSTVKIELLEKVSKNQIKKEIQKSTFISTQTTDDMHEKKLNFRQEIDVRGMRGDEALQSVIYFIDDAIQVGAGRVRILHGTGTGALRQIIRDYLKTVPGVHHFQDEHVQFGGAGITVVELD, from the coding sequence GTGATATATCCTCAAAATTTTGAGCAGAAAACAGGCTTCGACAAAGTTCGTCAGCTTATTAGTGACAAGTGTCTGAGCCCTCTTGGACAGGAAAGGGTTATTGATATGGGATTTGAATCCGAAATGGACACTGTAAGTAACCGTCTTGCCCAAACCGAAGAATTTGTGAGAATCTTACATGGTGATAAAGAATTTCCATCCAGTTATTTCTTTGATGTACGTTATTCACTCAAACGGATCCGACCGGAAGGAACCTATCTGGACGAAAAAGAGTTATACGACTTAAAGCGATCATTACAGACCATCAATGATATTGTCCGTTTTTTCCATCCTGGAAACAGCGAATCCGACGAGATCCTTTACCCCGCACTCACCCGGCTGGCTGGCGATGTGCTGGTGTTTCCTCAGTTAGTAGGAAAAATTGATAGTATCCTTGATAAATATGGCAGGGTGAAAGACAATGCATCTCCTGTTCTCATGCAGATCCGGAGAGAGATAACCGTCACAATGAGCGGTATTTCAAAAAGTCTGCAGTCCATTCTCCGCGCCGCACAATCAGAAGGGGTTGTTGACAAAGATGTAACTCCTACCATGCGAGACGGCCGATTGGTTATTCCCGTCGCTCCTGCCTTTAAAAGAAAGATCAGAGGTATTGTGCATGATGAGTCCGCAAGTGGCCGAACCGTATTTATTGAACCTGCCGAAGTGGTGGAAGCCAACAACCGCATCCGCGAGCTTGAAGGTGACGAGCGTCGTGAAATAATCCGTATACTGACTGAATTTACTAATCTGGTTAGACCCATGGTTCCGGATATTCTATATTCGTACGAATTTATGGCGGAAATCGATTTTATACGAGCCAAAGCCCTTTTTGCAGATCAGATAAAAGGTATCAGACCCATCGTTGAAGACAAACAACAAGTGGATTGGGCACGTGCCATTCACCCGTTGTTATATCTGTCTCTGCAAAAACAACACAAAGAGGTAATCCCTCTGGACATCGAATTAAATACAGATAAAAGAATACTCATCATATCCGGGCCCAATGCAGGAGGAAAATCTGTCTGTCTGAAAACAGTGGGACTTCTTCAATATATGTTGCAATGCGGATTACTTATTCCGATTCACGAAAGTTCGCGTACCGGAATATTTAAAAGCATATTCATCGATATCGGCGACGAGCAATCCATCGAGAACGATCTTAGTACCTACAGCTCGCACCTAACCAATATGAAACACTTCGTACGGAATTGCGATGAAAAGACTATCATTCTGATTGATGAGTTCGGAAGTGGAACCGAACCTCAGATCGGTGGAGCTATTGCAGAAGCATTGCTGGATCGTTTTAACCGCAACGGTAGTTACGGAGTTATCACCACCCACTATCAAAACTTGAAACACTTTGCCGAAGATACACCGGGAATCGTTAATGGAGCCATGCTGTACGACCGACATCTGATGCAGCCTCTTTTCAAACTTTCCATTGGCAATCCGGGAAGCTCCTTTGCCATTGAAATAGCCCGAAAGATAGGATTACCGGAAGATGTGATTGCCGAAGCCTCGTCCAAAGTTGGTTCGGAATACATTGATATGGACAAATATTTGCAGGATATTGTGCGAGACAAACGTTATTGGGAAGGAAAACGGCAGAACATCCGTCAGCAGGAAAAAAAACTGGAAGAAATTACAGCCCGTTACCAGCAGGATCTTGAAGAGGTAAATAAGCAGCGTAAAGAGATTATGCGGACAGCCAAAGCAGAGGCACAACGTATAATGGCCGAGGCTAATGCCAAAATTGAGAACACCATTCGGGAAATCAAAGAGGCACAGGCCGAAAAAGAACGTACCCGGATGGCACGTAAGGCCCTTGATGAGTTTAAAGAGTCCGTTTTATCGCAAGAAGATGCCAACGATAGCATAGCCATCAAAATGGCCAAGCTGAAAGAGCGTCAGGAAAAGAAAAAACAGAAGCAAACTGGTCAGCCGCTTGCCAAACCGCAATTTAACAGGGAAGTGATCGAAACCGGCGACAGTGTACGACTGAAAGGTCAGACTACACATGGAACCGTACTGGAGATTAACGGCAAACAGGCCTCTGTAGCCTTTGGAATGATTAAAAGTACCGTAAAGATTGAACTTCTTGAGAAGGTAAGCAAGAACCAGATAAAAAAAGAGATACAGAAAAGTACCTTCATAAGTACGCAGACTACCGATGACATGCATGAAAAGAAATTGAATTTCAGACAAGAGATTGATGTCAGAGGTATGCGCGGAGACGAGGCATTACAAAGCGTAATCTATTTTATAGACGACGCCATTCAGGTAGGTGCCGGCAGAGTAAGAATATTACATGGAACAGGGACCGGAGCCTTGCGACAAATTATCAGGGACTATCTTAAAACGGTTCCCGGTGTTCATCATTTTCAGGACGAGCATGTTCAGTTTGGAGGAGCGGGAATCACCGTAGTTGAATTGGATTAA
- a CDS encoding IclR family transcriptional regulator: MESVNPNMEKAEENYKVPNLEKGIAVMEYLSLRSQGDTLQAIKDTLDISQTTAYRILNTLVRLDYLTYNEDTKRYKLSRKLLTLGFRALNEHNLLETVLPRLRDLRDLVSETACFGVLGNEKGIFIEQAQGHHTFRFMLSPGKPFELHCSAPGKAIMAYLPNTVRDRYLTYMAFERFNNRTIISKDEYLAELDTVRKTGIAMDNEEEMTGVICIGAPIFNYTGYPCGAIWISGPKDRLTKDVIRSSSGHIKRIAQLISFELGYSRLLTENR, from the coding sequence ATGGAAAGTGTCAATCCAAATATGGAAAAAGCAGAAGAAAATTACAAGGTGCCGAATCTCGAAAAGGGGATTGCGGTTATGGAGTATCTTTCGCTTCGTTCTCAGGGAGATACCCTGCAGGCTATTAAGGATACACTTGATATTTCGCAGACTACCGCTTATCGTATATTAAATACGCTTGTGCGGCTGGATTATCTTACCTACAACGAGGATACGAAGCGCTATAAGTTATCGCGTAAATTGCTTACACTTGGTTTTAGAGCGTTGAATGAGCATAATCTGCTCGAAACGGTTTTGCCCCGCTTAAGGGATTTGCGTGATTTGGTAAGTGAAACAGCTTGTTTCGGCGTTTTAGGCAACGAAAAGGGAATTTTTATCGAACAGGCTCAGGGACATCATACATTCAGATTTATGTTATCGCCTGGTAAACCGTTCGAATTGCATTGTTCCGCCCCGGGCAAAGCCATTATGGCTTATTTGCCTAACACAGTGCGCGACCGTTATTTGACTTACATGGCTTTCGAACGTTTTAATAACAGAACTATAATATCGAAAGATGAATACCTGGCAGAGCTTGATACAGTACGCAAAACAGGTATTGCTATGGATAATGAAGAGGAAATGACCGGCGTAATTTGTATTGGAGCTCCTATATTTAACTACACCGGATATCCTTGCGGAGCCATCTGGATATCGGGCCCCAAAGACAGACTGACGAAAGACGTTATACGTTCCTCTTCCGGCCATATAAAAAGAATTGCTCAACTTATTTCGTTCGAACTTGGCTATAGCCGATTGTTAACAGAAAACAGATAA
- a CDS encoding YVTN family beta-propeller repeat-containing protein, whose product MACFVSMMAAAGNPPLFSTGIAQTDKGELLFTQKNLKRLDVFSRDGSSLLRSISLDDEPTGLTVDDAKAYVTTFKKAGKLQIVSLESAKVEATVPVGSGACYPLLSADKKKLYVCNQFSNIVSEIDLLTRKVVRTANVLREPKSAVISKDGRYMFVANFLPQQRADVDIVAACVSVIDMKKFTKIKDIKLASGSNALHSICITPDGKYVYVSHNLGRFTVPTSQLQQGWMNTSAFSVIDVAALSYVGSVVVDEPEKGAGGIWNLACTEKNLFVIHSGTHEVSVIDHPALRKKLESYPQKENLSYDLHFLYGIRKRVQLEGNGPRLLYLRGNELLVPTYFADVLNKVDINTLSVTSVNMNPGRVESKENAGERFFNDATQCFQGWQSCNGCHPGDARTDGMNWDLMNDGVGNAKNCKSMLYSHVTAPSMISGIRETAEWAVRAGFKFIQFYDVQEENAQCVDAYLKSLRPVPSPLLVNGGLSEKAKEGLKVFEKLQCGECHSGPYFTDQKMHRIGENVEFEKGWDTPTLIEVWRTAPYLFDGRAATMQEVFEVHKHGIDKKISKKEIEALTEYVNSL is encoded by the coding sequence ATGGCCTGCTTTGTTTCAATGATGGCAGCGGCTGGTAATCCTCCATTATTTTCAACCGGTATTGCTCAAACGGATAAAGGTGAATTGCTTTTTACGCAGAAGAATCTTAAAAGATTGGATGTGTTTTCCCGGGACGGTTCCAGCTTATTACGTTCAATCAGTTTAGATGATGAGCCGACCGGGCTGACTGTTGATGATGCTAAAGCGTATGTAACTACATTTAAAAAGGCCGGTAAGCTTCAGATTGTTTCATTGGAATCAGCTAAAGTCGAAGCAACGGTTCCTGTAGGCTCAGGTGCATGTTATCCTTTACTTAGTGCTGATAAAAAGAAGTTGTATGTATGCAATCAATTCTCTAACATCGTTTCTGAAATTGACTTACTTACAAGAAAAGTTGTCCGCACAGCCAATGTGTTGCGAGAACCTAAATCGGCCGTAATAAGCAAGGATGGCCGGTATATGTTCGTTGCTAATTTCCTTCCCCAACAACGTGCCGACGTAGATATAGTAGCTGCTTGCGTGTCTGTAATCGATATGAAGAAATTCACTAAGATTAAAGATATAAAATTGGCAAGCGGAAGCAATGCCCTGCATTCCATATGTATAACTCCCGATGGAAAGTATGTGTATGTATCGCATAACCTGGGACGGTTTACTGTTCCGACATCGCAGCTTCAGCAGGGATGGATGAATACGAGTGCTTTCAGTGTAATCGATGTAGCCGCACTTTCTTATGTAGGTTCTGTAGTTGTAGACGAGCCCGAAAAAGGGGCCGGAGGTATCTGGAATCTTGCATGTACGGAAAAAAATTTATTTGTGATTCATTCAGGGACACATGAGGTGAGTGTGATTGACCATCCGGCTTTGCGAAAGAAGCTTGAAAGTTATCCACAAAAAGAAAACCTGAGTTACGACCTGCATTTTTTATATGGCATACGTAAACGTGTGCAGCTGGAAGGAAACGGTCCCCGACTTCTTTATTTAAGAGGAAATGAGTTGCTTGTTCCTACCTATTTTGCCGATGTTCTCAATAAAGTTGATATTAATACCTTGTCGGTGACTTCCGTAAATATGAATCCCGGCAGAGTGGAGTCAAAAGAGAATGCGGGTGAACGTTTTTTTAACGATGCAACCCAATGTTTCCAGGGTTGGCAATCTTGTAACGGATGTCATCCGGGAGATGCAAGAACCGATGGGATGAATTGGGATCTTATGAATGATGGAGTAGGAAATGCTAAGAATTGCAAAAGTATGCTGTATTCGCATGTAACGGCTCCAAGCATGATTTCAGGTATTCGGGAAACAGCCGAATGGGCTGTAAGGGCTGGTTTCAAGTTTATTCAGTTTTACGATGTTCAGGAAGAGAATGCACAATGTGTGGATGCGTACCTGAAATCGCTCCGACCGGTTCCGAGTCCCCTGCTTGTCAATGGAGGATTAAGTGAGAAAGCCAAAGAAGGACTTAAAGTCTTTGAGAAACTTCAGTGCGGAGAATGTCATAGCGGTCCATACTTCACAGACCAGAAAATGCATCGCATTGGCGAAAATGTAGAATTTGAAAAAGGCTGGGATACCCCGACACTTATTGAAGTATGGCGTACAGCCCCCTATTTGTTTGATGGAAGAGCCGCAACAATGCAAGAAGTATTTGAGGTTCACAAACATGGTATTGATAAAAAAATATCAAAAAAGGAAATTGAAGCATTAACGGAGTATGTAAACTCCTTATAA
- a CDS encoding RidA family protein gives MNYCDKIQYRILSAECAGFEEMVDTLLSGLPADEKILRLVFIGMPQSNEIYDLRRKIIYEKVKAYFGEHCPSLSYVAQPPLRGALLLEIHSYKSDAKDAVYYRSVDGMPYVIVDNEEGRFLFGGGFQADFLNESIEEQSEAVFHQIDRLLIKEGFPINSIVRQWNYIERITESKDDYQNYQAFNDARAAFYEKTTWPEGYPAATGIGTDWGGIVVDLDAVILKKENCSVLPIDNKLQVAAHAYSERVLAVSHKQKATPKFERAKLLSIEDKGLIYISGTAAIRGEESLKEVGLSRQLEITMENIAELIGNKGIVSMLRVYLKDKSFVQEAEQLMDAYKLSVPVSYMWADVCRDELLIEIEGIAKC, from the coding sequence ATGAATTATTGCGATAAAATACAATATAGAATACTTTCTGCCGAATGTGCCGGATTTGAAGAGATGGTAGATACCCTGTTATCCGGACTTCCTGCAGATGAGAAGATACTCCGGTTGGTGTTTATTGGTATGCCACAATCCAACGAAATATACGATCTGAGAAGAAAGATTATTTATGAAAAAGTTAAAGCATATTTCGGCGAGCATTGTCCGTCTTTAAGTTATGTGGCTCAACCTCCTTTGCGTGGGGCGCTGCTGCTTGAGATTCATAGTTATAAAAGCGACGCTAAAGATGCTGTTTATTATAGGTCAGTTGATGGAATGCCTTATGTAATTGTAGATAATGAGGAGGGACGTTTTCTTTTTGGAGGTGGTTTTCAGGCTGATTTTTTAAATGAGAGTATTGAAGAACAATCTGAAGCTGTATTCCATCAGATAGATCGTTTACTTATAAAGGAAGGTTTTCCGATAAACAGTATTGTACGTCAGTGGAATTACATTGAAAGAATAACCGAAAGTAAAGACGATTATCAGAACTATCAGGCATTTAACGATGCCAGAGCTGCTTTTTACGAAAAGACAACCTGGCCAGAGGGTTATCCGGCAGCAACAGGGATAGGTACTGATTGGGGGGGGATTGTCGTAGATCTGGATGCAGTAATCTTAAAAAAGGAAAATTGCTCGGTCTTGCCCATAGACAATAAATTGCAGGTCGCTGCCCATGCATATTCGGAGCGGGTGCTTGCTGTAAGCCACAAACAAAAGGCAACGCCAAAATTTGAAAGGGCAAAACTGCTCTCGATTGAAGATAAAGGGTTGATTTATATATCTGGCACGGCAGCTATCCGTGGAGAGGAGAGCCTGAAGGAGGTCGGATTATCCCGGCAACTGGAGATCACCATGGAAAATATAGCCGAATTAATTGGAAATAAAGGGATCGTGTCTATGTTGCGTGTTTACCTAAAAGATAAATCTTTTGTACAAGAAGCAGAACAGTTGATGGATGCGTACAAGTTATCAGTTCCTGTATCGTATATGTGGGCCGATGTGTGCCGCGACGAGCTATTGATTGAAATAGAAGGAATTGCCAAGTGTTGA
- a CDS encoding cupin domain-containing protein: protein MRTEFKLKTLAVGLLVSSMVACTGKTSEDNTSCAGDTTCCSKDSVCNKNKEMTYTKKYTNADFYKDGKFDQEVAMKAFKDMFEFYGVPFTPLMEKDMWVTDFGLGDFENVGMGGIFWVNDQEHGYFAHEIYLLPSQMIPEHAHMKTKFPAKFESWMVQKGMCYNFSAVGEETPNPPALPESQKGFITSKNFVVQQAGEIVHLKKIETFHFLIAGPGGAVVSEWASYHDNAGLRFTNTKASL from the coding sequence ATGAGAACAGAATTTAAATTAAAAACACTTGCCGTGGGACTTTTAGTCAGCTCCATGGTTGCTTGTACAGGAAAAACATCGGAAGACAACACGTCTTGTGCCGGAGATACTACATGTTGTAGTAAAGATTCAGTTTGTAATAAGAATAAAGAAATGACTTACACAAAAAAGTACACCAACGCCGATTTCTATAAAGACGGCAAGTTTGATCAGGAAGTTGCCATGAAGGCATTTAAAGACATGTTCGAGTTTTACGGAGTTCCATTCACCCCGCTGATGGAAAAAGATATGTGGGTGACCGACTTTGGTTTGGGCGATTTCGAGAATGTGGGTATGGGAGGTATATTCTGGGTGAATGATCAGGAACATGGCTATTTTGCTCACGAGATTTACCTGCTTCCAAGTCAGATGATTCCGGAACATGCACACATGAAAACCAAATTCCCCGCTAAATTTGAGTCATGGATGGTACAAAAAGGTATGTGCTATAACTTCTCTGCAGTAGGTGAAGAAACTCCCAATCCTCCTGCTTTGCCAGAAAGCCAGAAAGGATTTATTACCAGCAAGAATTTCGTAGTTCAACAAGCTGGTGAAATTGTTCACCTGAAGAAAATTGAAACGTTCCATTTCCTTATTGCCGGACCTGGCGGAGCTGTAGTTTCAGAATGGGCTTCTTACCACGACAATGCCGGATTACGTTTTACTAACACGAAGGCTTCATTATAA